Proteins from a single region of Apium graveolens cultivar Ventura chromosome 7, ASM990537v1, whole genome shotgun sequence:
- the LOC141673601 gene encoding uncharacterized protein LOC141673601, whose translation MQTPPESWPYNGQCNYHETHGHKTENYLSLKYFIEEQVKKGNLNQYIALDTNQIGEGPKKGKNIVNIVLGVSHSPSRSPDSWDEVLSIQFFPKMIISFSSKNYEGVNANHNEVLVVTLDIFDNKVRRMIIDNGFLVNILFKHYVDRMQLRSVHLNECREDPLYGFGNNLVPIQGTLYLLVLFETAPNQVTHVIKFYVINIPRPIMA comes from the coding sequence CAGTGCAACTATCATGAAACACATGGCCACAAGACCGAGAATTACCTATCCCTCAAGTACTTCATCGAGGAGCAGGTTAAGAAAGGGAACCTCAACCAGTACATAGCCCTGGACACCAACCAAATAGGAGAAGGACCAAAGAAGGGAAAAAATATAGTGAATATAGTCTTGGGGGTCTCACACTCGCCTTCCCGTAGCCCAGACTCATGGGATGAGGTTCTCTCTATTCAGTTTTTCCCGAAGATGATAATATCCTTCAGCAGCAAGAACTATGAAGGGGTCAATGCTAATCACAATGAGGTTTTAGTAGTAACTTTGGATATTTTTGACAATAAAGTCAGGAGAATGATAATAGATAACGGTTTTTTGGTTAATATACTCTTCAAGCATTATGTGGATCGAATGCAGCTAAGGAGTGTTCATTTAAATGAGTGCCGAGAAGACCCACTCTATGGGTTCGGGAATAACTTAGTCCCAATCCAGGGAACATTATACTTGCTTGTTCTATTTGAAACTGCTCCCAACCAAGTCACCCATGTCATAAAATTCTATGTTATCAATATTCCTCGTCCTATAATGGCATAA